DNA from Candidatus Eisenbacteria bacterium:
ACACCGTTTCGCGCGGCCCACTCACGCGTACGGTGCGCGACGCGGCCATCTGGCTCGACGCGGTGGTGGGTTACGATCCGTACGATCCCGACTCGCTCCAGCACCCCGGCTACCGGTTCGCCGACGGGCTCGACGAGACGCCGCGCCGCCTGCGCGTCGCCCATCTCGCGAGCCTCGGGTACGGGCACGTGGCGCCCGACGTTCGCCGTGTGGTCGCCGAAGCGGCGGGTGCGCTCGGCCGCGCGCTCGACGTCGAGGTGGATCAGCCGACGGTTCGTCTGACCGACGTCGGGATGGGGTGGGGTCTCCTCAACGCCTTCCAGACCAACGGCCGGCTCGCGTCGATGATCGACGGCCAGCGCGACGAGTTCGGGCGGGGGTTCTTGAAGGGCGTCGAGCTGGGCGCGCGCCTCGGCGCCGCCGACGTCGCGCGCTTCCAGCAGGAGCGCTACCGCCTGAACGAGGAGGTGGCGGACCTCTTCGCGCGCTACGACCTGCTCGTGACGCCCACGTGCGCCACGACGGCGTTCCCGGCCGGCGGTCCCATGCCCGACGTGATCGACGGCCACAAGCTCGCCTCGCCCATCCACGCCGTCGCGTTCACGTATCCCTTCAACATGACCGGCCATCCGGCGATCTCGCTGCCGGCGGGTCTCGGCGACGACGGCCTTCCGATCGGCGTGCAGATCGTCGCCGAGCGGGGCGAGGAGCGACTGCTGCTGCGGGTCGCGCAGGCGTTCGAGCGCGCGCGACCCTATCCGCGCTGGCCCGGGGAGCCGCAAGGGACGCCGTGAGCGACATCGCGACGCTGTCCGCGCTTCTCGCGGCGAGCGTGGCGCGCTTCGGCGAACGCGAAGCCCTCATTTCGGCCCGCCGTCGCGTGACCTACGCCGAGCTGGGCACGCAGGCGCACGCCATCGCCGCCGGGCTCGGGGCGCTCGGGGTGGAGAAGGGGACGCACGTGGGGCTGCTCGCCCCCAACTGGCCCGAGTGGCTCGCAATCGCCTTCGGCGTCTGGGAGCGCGGCGGCGTCCTGGTGCCGATCTCGACCCTGTACCGGCCGCGCGAGCTGCGCCACGCGCTCGAGCTCGCCGACGTCGAGCTCCTCGTCTCCGCGCAGACGTTCCTGCGGCACGACTACACGTGGACCTTGAGCGCCGCCGGCACGCCGCTCGCGCTGCGCGAGGTCGTGTGGCTCGATACGCCACGCGGGAACGCGGCGATCGACCTGGGCCCGATCACGAGGCCGCCGCCCGCCGGCGCGGAATCCGCCGCCGCGCCCGACGATCCGGCGACGATCCTCTTCACGTCGGGGTCGACCGCGGAGCCGAAGGGTGCCGTGCACACGCAGCGCGCGCTCGCGCTGGCGGCGCAGGAGAACGTTCGCGTCCTCGGCATCGAGCCCGACGACCGCACGTGGGGCTACCTCCCGTTCTTCTTCGCCGGCGGCCTCGTCGCCGTCGGCCTCACGACGCTCGCGGCGGGCGGCGCCGTCGTGCTGCAGGAGGTGTTCGACGCCGGGGAGACGCTGGGGCTGCTCGAACGCGAGCGCGTCTCGGTCTTCTTCGCGTGGCCGCACCAGGCGGAGGCGCTGATCGCCCACCCGCGCTTCGGCGCCGCGACGTTGCACCTGCGCAAGGGCGTCGGCGCCAACACGAAGTGGGCAGCGCAGATCTACCCGGCCGAGCACCATGCGACGAGCTCGTTCGGGATGACGGAGACGCCGCCGCTGTGCTCGGCCTGGCCGTGGGACGCGCCGCAGGAGCGTCGCGTGTCGAGCCACGGCCCCGCGGTCGGAAGTCGCGAGCTCCGCATCGCCGACCCCTCGAGCGGCGCGCCGCTGCCGGCCGGCGCCGAGGGCGAGATCTGCGTGCGCGGCCCCACGATGATGTCGGGCTACCACAAGCACGAGCGCTCGGCGTGCTTCGACGCGGACGGGTTCTTCCACACCGGCGATCTCGGTCGCATCGACGAGCGCGGCGCGCTGCACTTCATCGGACGCCTGCGCGACGTCATCAAGTCGGGCGGCGCGAACGTCGCCGCGGCCGAAGTGGAAGCGGTGTTGATGTCGCACCCGGCGGTCGCGGCCGCGCACGCGGTGGGTGTCCCCGATGCGGCGCGCGGCGAGAGCGTGGCGGCGTTCGTCGTGCTGAAGGCGCCGGCGACGCCGGATGCGCTCGTCGCCCACGCGCGCGAGCGGCTCGCGAGCTACAAGGTGCCGCGCGTCGTGTGGATCCGGCGCGAGGACGAGCTGCCGCAGAAGGGCAGCGGCAAGGTCGACAAGGCACTCCTGCGCGAGGAAGCGGCGCGGCTCACAGCCGAAGCTGCCCGCTCGTGACCGCGGCATAGCGCTCG
Protein-coding regions in this window:
- a CDS encoding amidase; amino-acid sequence: MNDLAFAPAHVIADAVRRREVSPVEVMRGTLERVERLNPILNAFVALRAEAALEDAKALEARIARGEDPGPLAGVPFGVKDEEDLAGFPTTYGSVPYRGGMVEHDSTQVARARRAGAIPLGKTNLPEFGSTAFTKNRLFGVTRNPWNLARTPGGSSGGSSAAVAAGIVPCATGGDGGGSIRIPASYTGLVGLKATFGRVPRGRFEFRDWLDTVSRGPLTRTVRDAAIWLDAVVGYDPYDPDSLQHPGYRFADGLDETPRRLRVAHLASLGYGHVAPDVRRVVAEAAGALGRALDVEVDQPTVRLTDVGMGWGLLNAFQTNGRLASMIDGQRDEFGRGFLKGVELGARLGAADVARFQQERYRLNEEVADLFARYDLLVTPTCATTAFPAGGPMPDVIDGHKLASPIHAVAFTYPFNMTGHPAISLPAGLGDDGLPIGVQIVAERGEERLLLRVAQAFERARPYPRWPGEPQGTP
- a CDS encoding class I adenylate-forming enzyme family protein; translation: MSDIATLSALLAASVARFGEREALISARRRVTYAELGTQAHAIAAGLGALGVEKGTHVGLLAPNWPEWLAIAFGVWERGGVLVPISTLYRPRELRHALELADVELLVSAQTFLRHDYTWTLSAAGTPLALREVVWLDTPRGNAAIDLGPITRPPPAGAESAAAPDDPATILFTSGSTAEPKGAVHTQRALALAAQENVRVLGIEPDDRTWGYLPFFFAGGLVAVGLTTLAAGGAVVLQEVFDAGETLGLLERERVSVFFAWPHQAEALIAHPRFGAATLHLRKGVGANTKWAAQIYPAEHHATSSFGMTETPPLCSAWPWDAPQERRVSSHGPAVGSRELRIADPSSGAPLPAGAEGEICVRGPTMMSGYHKHERSACFDADGFFHTGDLGRIDERGALHFIGRLRDVIKSGGANVAAAEVEAVLMSHPAVAAAHAVGVPDAARGESVAAFVVLKAPATPDALVAHARERLASYKVPRVVWIRREDELPQKGSGKVDKALLREEAARLTAEAARS